The DNA region TAGAAAATAAACATTAACCTTTAATTAGGTTGCATGCATGCGACAAATTTTTCTTGCATGACTCTTACTCTCCCCTAAAAAATAAACATCAACCTCCCTTGCAAACTTAGTTCTCTTTGCATGACTCTTCAATATTTgaagtttattttttctttaatttgaaatttgattttgattacGAAGACAAACCATTTCAATATTTGAATGTCTGTAAAGTTTATATTTACATTATGGTTTAATAGTTTATGGATTATAACTTTGTTAATGAAATATGTTAGCAGAAATTTCCTATATATGTttgaattatataaatttatacccAAAACACCTTACTTCTTCGTAAGGCGTGCGCCTCACCTTCCTCCTAGCGCCTCAGGCCCCATAGAACCTATGCGCTTTTGGATGCCTCACGCCTTAAATAACTATGGTTTAGACAATGAATATGTTTGCGACCACAACCACATCTCCATATCAATAAACTAATCCAGTAGCAAGAGGCAACTGGACTGAATTGGGGTTGGGTAGGCTATAGTTCCAGAAACACTCAAGTGAAGGAATTCAATATAGGTGATATTGTAGCATCACAAGTATGATCAAATGATATTGTGCTAATCATCAAAGCTTGGAAAAAGTTCAGCTGTTTCAACACTGTTTTGAGTAGAACTCTAGATCCAAGCAGATAGAAGATATAGCAAGTTCATTCCACTTGAGATAAACCATCAAGTTGTATAATAAAAATATCTAGATACATAATATATGCAAGAAAAAATGGCTCATAAAAATACATCTGCCACAAAGCATCTCATATCTCCTATAAGGTAGAGCGGAATGTTAGTAAAGTTGCTATAGTAGGTTCATATTGTTGATATGTCATGTATTCAGAAAATTTTTCCATTCTTCTGTTCAGATGTGGAGACACAAGATGGATATCCTTCTGATGAACCAATAGTAGCCTCGAATGCCCAAGCTTAGAGGAGATAATTGGAACTGTTTTGTTAAATATTGGTTCCAATGGCACAATAGATTTAAGATCATCAGTAGAGGAGAATACCTAAAGGATGCAAAATAAACAAAAAAGATTCAACCGTCCATGGTTTAGATGTGTATAGGGAACAAGAAGACAACCAGGAAGAAGAACAAAGGACTGACGCGATAATGTTCAGgatcaatgtttttttttaaatatgctaataaatattataataaagAGGATTTAATCTCAAACAAGGGAACAATCATACAATTGACTGGGAAGTTATTCCAGATCAATAGTATGTGAGAAATGGTCTCCTGGTTTTTGTTATTTAACATCTCAGCAAGGGGGCTAAGGTGATATCCAGGGAGAACCATTCTTATGGAGAGGTTCCTCATAACCAGAAACTTACAATAGATTACCAAGATCGGCGAATACAATACATCATGGTTCAAAATATCCTTCTGTGCGCGAAGTCCAGGCCCCAGCAAGAACGGCACAATTTTTGCACCAATTTGTGCCGACACTTGGAACACTTCTGCATGTATCATACCAAGCTAAAATGAATTTAGATGGTTTTTAAGCCTTTAATGctctttcacttagtttatttactTCTACATAAAACTAAAATAATTAGATAATCAtcttaataaaactaaattaaaatttgattgtACCATACCAGTAGAACAGGTTTCAGCTACGTGTTGATTTTAATTCAAATGTTTAACTcattgtgtttttattttttaataagcgTATATCTTAGATagttaaatattaaaaaactCCTTTTTACTTCTGTGTATTTCAATCTTTAGTTTTCTCCACCtgtttatttgttaaaaaataatattataacgaTTAGATAActaattaaattagaattttgaagaaGCTATAAAAAGACAAACATAATTTGAATCCATCTTGACAAGTGTTGAACATGTCAATAAGTGTAGTGTGTTTGCACAGTAAGATGCTCATCAACACAAATAACATAGGGAGTGTTTGGGAGAGTTTTTGCTTATTTAAAAGTGATTCTTATAGAGATTATTTTGAAGTTAGTGAGAAGCTAAAGTAtgaagtgtttggaaatagaagcCAAAAGCTAACAGAAGGTAAAGTTGGAGTGTTCGATGAATAATTGCATTCAAgcttaatttttagttaaatgaCAACAATATCCttaaactatataaattaatctcttttaattatctaaatataattttgatacactatttgtttatataattgttattatattttaaatacgaTATCAAGATTATTattgtttataattaaaaaatatataaaaataataaaaataaaaaaatgataaaatttatataaatacacaaaaaatatgtataaaaatctagaaatacaaattatataaaaatataaaatattatttaaaaataaatatcgtAGAAGTGTGGTGGTAATTATgtcaaataataaatttattaaggtCAGTAATGTTGTGGTAATtatgtaaaatgataaatttattaagggCATAAATGTCAACTTTTAATTTTAGATCATAAAAAAAAGCAAGAAAAAGCATCAAATTCTTGCTTCCAGCTTTTGAGTAAAAGTTACAGAAGTTGACATTCACAAACACTCAAAAGTGCTTCCATGTAGCTAAAATCTAAGAAGCACTTAGTAGAAGCTCTACCAAACACTCCCATAGTCTCTCATTATCCCTAAAATGACTGAAGCTGCCTATGGCTGGctaatttaattttgaagaaacaGGTGATGCAAATTAATACTACTGAATACTGATGTTTTCTAGCCATGCAAAATGCAAAGGCTAAGACAAGATAACACAAATACAAAGGGTGTTTAATCGATTATTAGGAAAAGAAGCCAACAAAAGGCAAAGCTTAAGGTGGAATTGTGTGACAAAAGCTACATAAATTAATGAGTTCCCATAACTATTCATCTATACATGAACAATAATGAGAAACCAATAACCAACAACCTGATTTAAATAAAGGGAGCTCAGACAACTGCTTCAACAAAGATTATGATAATAACACGTTTGGCAATTAAATTAAGAAAACTAGCATTTCAAATATCAATTCTTTAAGCTTTAATTGTATAGATACTACATTTTCTACTTAGCGGCAAGTGATTATGACTTTGGGTAGCATTTCTAAAATTCATGTTAGGTAGTAGATGTAAAACACCTTTCAAtggattgattaattaagttcTTTTACAACCAATTAAATTCAAGGTTTGATAAGATAAAACAATTAACTATTTTTATGTAAATATCACATATGTTATATGTACCAGCATGTTCACTTGCAAAATGTAAATGTACTAAATGATAACCTAGCTGCATATTATGCTTTCTAAAACATTGGTACTTGCTAAATATATATTTTAGTGAACACAAACTAAGATCCATTAATCATTGAAAAAAGGATAAAGCGTATATATGCACACTCAAAATTTAAGGTATAAAATATCAGATTATAAACGACATAAAGGGCAatgacaatatcatgtaattacCATAGTTTAGAACACAATTAAAAaactataaattaaaatatttcatatgttgAAGGAACTACTTCAGCCAATTTTGAGTTATGACCCAACAAATTAGGATCAAATTTGCAAGCAAATCCAATTTCTATACCATATCAATTCCCACAATGAATCAGACACAATTTAATAATGGAAATTTTTAGACATAGATCATTTGAACTACACCAATACATGACAAGGAACATCACAAAAACAGTAGAAAAATAACTGGCATTTGTCAATACATTCCCATAATAGCTTAATCTCAAGAAGAAGCAagtgaataaaaaaattatatgtagTAGGTGAAAGGACCATCTTAGGGTGCATTGTCTCCACAAAAAGTTACAAGCTTTGCTGATGATATAACCTGAGTGTCTAAGCCCCATAAGCCATGTTAAGAGTAATAATACAAAAAACACACTCAAGTTATATCAATGATCCCCACAGGACACAGATTAATCTACATTAGAGAAGCAATGATCCATTGCAAAGGCGAAGATTCATAAGCCTAGCCAACAAAATTTTTACCTGATAGTCACAAACTTGTTAGTACCATGCTTCGCCCAGAAGGTCTTCAAGTCAATTGGGTTAGATAGATTATAACCTTCTCCAGCTAGCTTCTCCAGCACCTTCTTAAATGCACCCTGGCTCATTTTTCTACCAGCAATGCGCGCCCCTCTCCTCTTAGTGCTCATTGGAAGGGGATACATAGAAATACTGGTAGTGCAGCATGCTGATTGCCATCCTCCAATACCCCACTTGTAGCACGGTTGTTGCTTTCCAGTACAAGAACACACTGGAGTTGGAATTCTTGAGATATCAAAATCAATCCCATTAATAATCATGCTAGTGCTCTTCTTCCCAGTCTTTCCATGTGAAATGGAGCCATTAGCAACCCCATCTCTTGGTGCTGCGGCTTTCTTAGGCTTCTTTGGCTTTGGTGATTTCTGTGGACGACCCCTAGACCTCTTCTTCAAAGGAGGCTCATTTCCGTCAACTGGCTCCTCTTTCAACAAAGGCTTGTCCTCCTTGGGCTGTGGTTCCAAGTGCTGAAACATCTGGACATTGTTCACTATGGTGGGATCAGGGAGGACATTATAACTGGTATGCTGCTGATGGTTTGTAGTCAAAATGGGGAAGCTCTTGCTATTGTCATTGCTATAGTGTATCCATCCTTCCCTCACATAATCATTCTTTACATTGTCATTACTATGGTGAAACCATCCATCCCTCACAAAGTCCATTGGAAGTGATGGCTCTGGAAGACTGCAAAGCCTGTGAATAAATCCACCACTTGATACAACTGGCTTCACATCCCGTTCCACCAAAGAAGGCATGAGCCGCAATCCAAGATTTTCCTTCGATGGTGGGTCATAGTAGCCCCAATTCCGGATACCCAATCCACCATCGTCATCCATGGAAGCCTATGTTCTAAAAAAGCAATCAGTGTAAAGATCGCAACTTTTCTGCTGATATCGACCAACACTCAGACACATTGCTTCATCTCACCAATGCTCAATGCCATCAAGCCCCTTTCAttaaaacaaaaaagaacaagtGCATGAGGGATGCAGACAAAAACAGcaaaataatgtttttttaaacaaaaaaaaaactccagAAAACAAGCATAAGAAACCCTCGGGACAGAGCCGATCGCCCGAGCAAAAAATAGTCTAAAAGCAGAATGAAATCCCAAAATAAACAAATCCCGGCAGCCCGCATTCGCAGCAAGGCCTGAACTTGCACGGTTTCAAGACGAGATCTTTACGACGCATGTGCTAAAAACAATATCCAAATCTCGCACCAAGGAAAAAACTTGCACTGCTGCTACAAAgaaaaagaagggaaaaaaaaaggaaagaaagaaagtttCCTCACTCGCCAAGCAGGGGGAGAGGACACCGAGATTTACCTTAGAGCTGAGAAGATGCAGAAAAGCGGAGCGAGTCTAGGGTTCACCGGCGCGTGAGGTGAAAAGGGGGCAAAATACACTTTCGATAAATGCAGCGAGCACAAATGTTTTCATCTGACAAGAAATGTTTGCTTGCTAATAAATGCAAGACTTTTATTTTGCAtccataaagaaaaatatatatatatatatatatatatatatatatatatatatatatatatatatataattacatCTCTGCTAGTCTGTTTTGACAAACCAGCTTTCTCTCGTCCTTATCCCTCTTTTGACTGTGtgcgatttttttttaattattaaaattaatatcaaggAAAATTTGTTATTGATCATCCAGATAAATCAAAAACATGTATATGATTATATGAATCCTGTTTTGTTTTCTAACTCCTCAGATtcaaaaacatgtatatgaatccTGTTTTGTTTTTCTAACT from Zingiber officinale cultivar Zhangliang chromosome 4B, Zo_v1.1, whole genome shotgun sequence includes:
- the LOC121975179 gene encoding protein Barley B recombinant-like; this encodes MDDDGGLGIRNWGYYDPPSKENLGLRLMPSLVERDVKPVVSSGGFIHRLCSLPEPSLPMDFVRDGWFHHSNDNVKNDYVREGWIHYSNDNSKSFPILTTNHQQHTSYNVLPDPTIVNNVQMFQHLEPQPKEDKPLLKEEPVDGNEPPLKKRSRGRPQKSPKPKKPKKAAAPRDGVANGSISHGKTGKKSTSMIINGIDFDISRIPTPVCSCTGKQQPCYKWGIGGWQSACCTTSISMYPLPMSTKRRGARIAGRKMSQGAFKKVLEKLAGEGYNLSNPIDLKTFWAKHGTNKFVTIR